A stretch of DNA from Tigriopus californicus strain San Diego chromosome 8, Tcal_SD_v2.1, whole genome shotgun sequence:
TCGTGTTACTGTTGTTGGAGAGGTTGAGACTAAGTAAAATGATGACGAAATGATGACtcgtgatggtgatgatgaagatgacgaaggTGCTTCTCTTAGAAAGATCTTCTTAATCTTTGGAAAACCGGGAATTAACATTGCCTGTAAAACAACCGTGTATAAACCTGTTATAAGAAGTACTACCAATATTTATACGAAAATTTGCAGGTGTCTCATATTTGAGGGCTTTCTAAAATAACGAGCAATTCATCAATGTCCGAAAATAGTTTGTAAAATTGtcatcattccatttttctatTATCTCGACGtcaaataatttgttttgtgaTTTCCAGGTAAGAAAGGCGAAATGGTTATTTTGAGTCAAGGTCAAATTCCAAAAATGATAACATGGAGTAAATTTGTACTCTCCAATACGTAATGGTTCCGTTGCCATACGTCAATCCAAGTCAATCTCAAGTATGCCAGTTCATCCAGTTTGCTCCTCGGACAAGTACGACTTACTGAGAATATTCCATAAATGCCTTCGGGATTTGTTAACGGGTTGACGAGGTTTTGGACTCGAGATTGGTCCGTTGAATTCCGACGGTTCAGATGAAGGCAAAGATGAGGCTGATGATGGATCGGCTGAGAACAGAGCAGGAGATTCCTCAACGTCAAGAATATCATTGATATCGTTTAAGATGTCATCGTAGAGCTTCTGGGCCAAGAAGAGCTTCTCTTCCAAATGACCCTCGTCTGTTGACATGACGGGATCAAATTCATACGAGGAGAGTCCAATCATTTGCGGCTCCCGCTTAGAGAAGGTATCTAATGGTCCATTGAATAGGGGCGATCCAGTTATCTGGAAGTCAACTCAATGTTAAAGGGAAAATGAGTAAGGTTCACACCCGGATTCTCACCTGATGCAACGATGTTAAAGTGGCCAAAGCCAATATGACTGAAAAATGGTAGGGCATAGTGCTCGAAGAAGTCAAAGTAGGATGAGTGATCCGCTGGCGAAAACAGGATGAAGTGATCTCAGATTGGTTGGGACCGACTAATAAAAGGGGCCTTTAAAATGACCGTGATTTGGACAGTAAGGGACGCATGAGAAGCACGAGAAGACTCATCCTCGGGTGTGTCGCATCACCCATTGTTTGACCCCTGAAACCCTATTGGCTTtgctctccctctctttctctcttgctcCCTCCCTTTCTCCCttagtctctctctctttctctctttgtctctctctctttctctctctttttctctctctccgtcAATCTCTCGTTCAGTCAcggctcactcactcagtcactcattcattctctGAAGTCAAGTAGGGATTGAAAGAGAAGTATGTAGAAGCGTTGGCTGAACAAGGGATGCTTAAGCAAATGAGTAACGGTACTAGCTTTAACATGAACAACAATCCGCTTTTTCAGTGGAAGTGCTCAGAAGCCCAGGATTAAGAAGGCTTCGCAAGGTCACTCAAAAGACGTCAAACAACATCTTAGTTGTTAGTGCTTGGCTTTCAACAGGCTTGTTTTGATGCCTCAACAATGAAAAGTGAATAGACAGGAATGGGAGCAAAACTCTTCAAGTGCGAGCTGAAAATAGAAACTTAATTTCGACTTGTAAACTTGCGGCACCAACCACCATCAGAAATATGATCCTATTGTTGATTTGGCGTTTCCTGTAAACCACCAAAGGTTGTAAAGCCCTTTAACTAAATTCAATGTTAAGTTGCCTCCTAATGTTGACGTCATCAGGATCTCGAAATAACTGAACCGGATGGTGGTGGCCCTTGCG
This window harbors:
- the LOC131884939 gene encoding uncharacterized protein LOC131884939 gives rise to the protein MPYHFSVILALATLTSLHQITGSPLFNGPLDTFSKREPQMIGLSSYEFDPVMSTDEGHLEEKLFLAQKLYDDILNDINDILDVEESPALFSADPSSASSLPSSEPSEFNGPISSPKPRQPVNKSRRHLWNILSNVNSRFSKD